In Onychostoma macrolepis isolate SWU-2019 chromosome 06, ASM1243209v1, whole genome shotgun sequence, one DNA window encodes the following:
- the LOC131541958 gene encoding homeobox protein TGIF2 isoform X4 has product MSDSDPCEDDGYPLNLSTSGRRSGSATKRRRRGNLPKESVQVLREWLYEHRFNAYPSEQEKLSLSGQTHLSVSQICNWFINARRRLLPDLLRKDGKDPTQFTMSRRTSKPDRSASPECPASSPRPSVICPAPTLDLKLLGNTATAILTGAGCLPSSGNQDGIQALMQLDTRGLLRREGLTGDQHLTSITSVPTLGAVSPTGVLFNTPPPTPPELCPQDFSDLKLLVDAALQRAAEQEISQQKEQTTQQQSSRPTNESSRALVQNGNSETPSRDESDAAPSLMENAVLPVSVPVMSHAFPGLPVNLSSAGVSDAESASFASSGMWSVRQPGPPANVVSHAWVSPYTHNTVTEAVN; this is encoded by the exons GTCGGACAGCGACCCTTGTGAAGACGACGGTTACCCTCTCAACCTGTCCACCAGCGGCAGAAGAAGCGGGTCTGCCACCAAACGCCGCCGCCGGGGAAACCTCCCCAAAGAATCCGTTCAGGTTCTGAGAGAATGGCTGTACGAGCATCGCTTCAACGCTTACCCATCAGAGCAGGAGAAACTGAGCCTGTCTGGACAGACGCATCTCTCTGTGTCACAG ATCTGTAACTGGTTCATAAACGCCCGCCGGAGGCTCCTGCCGGACCTGCTCAGGAAAGATGGCAAAGACCCCACTCAGTTTACAATGTCACGGCGCACTAGCAAACCAGACAGATCTGCCTCCCCAGAATGCCCCGCCTCTTCGCCTCGCCCCTCTGTCATCTGCCCCGCCCCCACATTGGACTTGAAGCTGTTGGGTAACACTGCGACGGCAATTTTGACCGGAGCTGGTTGCTTGCCATCATCAGGAAACCAAGACGGCATTCAAGCTCTGATGCAGCTGGACACTCGAGGACTGCTGAGACGGGAAGGTCTAACTGGAGACCAGCACCTGACATCCATCACTTCTGTCCCAACCCTGGGAGCGGTGAGCCCGACTGGGGTCCTGTTCAACACGCCTCCACCTACCCCACCGGAGCTTTGCCCTCAAGATTTCAGCGATCTGAAGCTCCTGGTGGACGCGGCTCTGCAGCGAGCGGCCGAGCAAGAAATCAGCCAGCAGAAAGAACAAACAACGCAACAGCAATCAAGCAGACCTACAAACGAAAGTTCAAGAGCGCTCGTCCAGAATGGCAATTCAGAGACGCCTTCAAGGGACGAATCCGATGCTGCACCGAGCTTGATGGAGAATGCAGTATTACCAGTGTCGGTTCCTGTCATGAGCCATGCTTTTCCAGGCCTCCCCGTCAATCTAAGCTCGGCCGGTGTCTCCGATGCGGAATCTGCAAGCTTTGCGTCTTCTGGGATGTGGAGCGTCCGACAACCCGGTCCACCTGCGAATGTGGTATCGCACGCATGGGTTTCACCGTACACGCATAATACTGTCACGGAAGCGGTTAACTAA
- the LOC131541958 gene encoding homeobox protein TGIF2 isoform X2, whose protein sequence is MKPNKRAFEEDQNGDTEFSAMSDSDPCEDDGYPLNLSTSGRRSGSATKRRRRGNLPKESVQVLREWLYEHRFNAYPSEQEKLSLSGQTHLSVSQICNWFINARRRLLPDLLRKDGKDPTQFTMSRRTSKPDRSASPECPASSPRPSVICPAPTLDLKLLGNTATAILTGAGCLPSSGNQDGIQALMQLDTRGLLRREGLTGDQHLTSITSVPTLGAVSPTGVLFNTPPPTPPELCPQDFSDLKLLVDAALQRAAEQEISQQKEQTTQQQSSRPTNESSRALVQNGNSETPSRDESDAAPSLMENAVLPVSVPVMSHAFPGLPVNLSSAGVSDAESASFASSGMWSVRQPGPPANVVSHAWVSPYTHNTVTEAVN, encoded by the exons GTCGGACAGCGACCCTTGTGAAGACGACGGTTACCCTCTCAACCTGTCCACCAGCGGCAGAAGAAGCGGGTCTGCCACCAAACGCCGCCGCCGGGGAAACCTCCCCAAAGAATCCGTTCAGGTTCTGAGAGAATGGCTGTACGAGCATCGCTTCAACGCTTACCCATCAGAGCAGGAGAAACTGAGCCTGTCTGGACAGACGCATCTCTCTGTGTCACAG ATCTGTAACTGGTTCATAAACGCCCGCCGGAGGCTCCTGCCGGACCTGCTCAGGAAAGATGGCAAAGACCCCACTCAGTTTACAATGTCACGGCGCACTAGCAAACCAGACAGATCTGCCTCCCCAGAATGCCCCGCCTCTTCGCCTCGCCCCTCTGTCATCTGCCCCGCCCCCACATTGGACTTGAAGCTGTTGGGTAACACTGCGACGGCAATTTTGACCGGAGCTGGTTGCTTGCCATCATCAGGAAACCAAGACGGCATTCAAGCTCTGATGCAGCTGGACACTCGAGGACTGCTGAGACGGGAAGGTCTAACTGGAGACCAGCACCTGACATCCATCACTTCTGTCCCAACCCTGGGAGCGGTGAGCCCGACTGGGGTCCTGTTCAACACGCCTCCACCTACCCCACCGGAGCTTTGCCCTCAAGATTTCAGCGATCTGAAGCTCCTGGTGGACGCGGCTCTGCAGCGAGCGGCCGAGCAAGAAATCAGCCAGCAGAAAGAACAAACAACGCAACAGCAATCAAGCAGACCTACAAACGAAAGTTCAAGAGCGCTCGTCCAGAATGGCAATTCAGAGACGCCTTCAAGGGACGAATCCGATGCTGCACCGAGCTTGATGGAGAATGCAGTATTACCAGTGTCGGTTCCTGTCATGAGCCATGCTTTTCCAGGCCTCCCCGTCAATCTAAGCTCGGCCGGTGTCTCCGATGCGGAATCTGCAAGCTTTGCGTCTTCTGGGATGTGGAGCGTCCGACAACCCGGTCCACCTGCGAATGTGGTATCGCACGCATGGGTTTCACCGTACACGCATAATACTGTCACGGAAGCGGTTAACTAA
- the myl9b gene encoding myosin regulatory light polypeptide 9b gives MSSKRAKGKTTKKRPQRATSNVFAMFDQSQIQEFKEAFNMIDQNRDGFIDKEDLHDMLASLGKNPSDDYLEGMMSEAPGPINFTMFLTMFGERLNGTDPEDVIRNAFACFDEEGSGFIHEDHLRELLTTMGDRFTDEEVDELFREAPIDKKGNFNYGEFTRILKHGAKDKDDM, from the exons ATGTCCAGCAAGCGAGCAAAGGGAAAGACCACTAAGAAGAGGCCACAGAGAGCCACTTCAAACGTGTTTGCCATGTTTGACCAGTCACAGATCCAGGAGTTCAAGGAGGCCTTCAACATGATCGACCAGAACCGAGACGGATTCATCGATAAAGAGGATCTCCATGACATGCTGGCCTCTTTGG GGAAGAACCCGTCTGATGATTACCTGGAGGGGATGATGAGTGAAGCTCCAGGGCCCATCAACTTCACCATGTTCCTCACCATGTTTGGAGAACGGCTCAACGGAACCGACCCCGAGGATGTCATCAGGAATGCTTTCGCATGCTTCGACGAGGAAGGATCCG gtttcattcatgaagacCACCTGCGAGAGCTGCTGACCACCATGGGAGATCGTTTCACAGATGAAGAGGTGGACGAGCTCTTCAGAGAGGCTCCCATTGACAAAAAGGGCAACTTCAACTACGGCGAATTCACCCGGATTCTCAAACACGGGGCCAAAGACAAAGACGACATGTAG
- the LOC131541958 gene encoding homeobox protein TGIF2 isoform X1: MGVRRHCNGEAFEEDQNGDTEFSAMSDSDPCEDDGYPLNLSTSGRRSGSATKRRRRGNLPKESVQVLREWLYEHRFNAYPSEQEKLSLSGQTHLSVSQICNWFINARRRLLPDLLRKDGKDPTQFTMSRRTSKPDRSASPECPASSPRPSVICPAPTLDLKLLGNTATAILTGAGCLPSSGNQDGIQALMQLDTRGLLRREGLTGDQHLTSITSVPTLGAVSPTGVLFNTPPPTPPELCPQDFSDLKLLVDAALQRAAEQEISQQKEQTTQQQSSRPTNESSRALVQNGNSETPSRDESDAAPSLMENAVLPVSVPVMSHAFPGLPVNLSSAGVSDAESASFASSGMWSVRQPGPPANVVSHAWVSPYTHNTVTEAVN; the protein is encoded by the exons GTCGGACAGCGACCCTTGTGAAGACGACGGTTACCCTCTCAACCTGTCCACCAGCGGCAGAAGAAGCGGGTCTGCCACCAAACGCCGCCGCCGGGGAAACCTCCCCAAAGAATCCGTTCAGGTTCTGAGAGAATGGCTGTACGAGCATCGCTTCAACGCTTACCCATCAGAGCAGGAGAAACTGAGCCTGTCTGGACAGACGCATCTCTCTGTGTCACAG ATCTGTAACTGGTTCATAAACGCCCGCCGGAGGCTCCTGCCGGACCTGCTCAGGAAAGATGGCAAAGACCCCACTCAGTTTACAATGTCACGGCGCACTAGCAAACCAGACAGATCTGCCTCCCCAGAATGCCCCGCCTCTTCGCCTCGCCCCTCTGTCATCTGCCCCGCCCCCACATTGGACTTGAAGCTGTTGGGTAACACTGCGACGGCAATTTTGACCGGAGCTGGTTGCTTGCCATCATCAGGAAACCAAGACGGCATTCAAGCTCTGATGCAGCTGGACACTCGAGGACTGCTGAGACGGGAAGGTCTAACTGGAGACCAGCACCTGACATCCATCACTTCTGTCCCAACCCTGGGAGCGGTGAGCCCGACTGGGGTCCTGTTCAACACGCCTCCACCTACCCCACCGGAGCTTTGCCCTCAAGATTTCAGCGATCTGAAGCTCCTGGTGGACGCGGCTCTGCAGCGAGCGGCCGAGCAAGAAATCAGCCAGCAGAAAGAACAAACAACGCAACAGCAATCAAGCAGACCTACAAACGAAAGTTCAAGAGCGCTCGTCCAGAATGGCAATTCAGAGACGCCTTCAAGGGACGAATCCGATGCTGCACCGAGCTTGATGGAGAATGCAGTATTACCAGTGTCGGTTCCTGTCATGAGCCATGCTTTTCCAGGCCTCCCCGTCAATCTAAGCTCGGCCGGTGTCTCCGATGCGGAATCTGCAAGCTTTGCGTCTTCTGGGATGTGGAGCGTCCGACAACCCGGTCCACCTGCGAATGTGGTATCGCACGCATGGGTTTCACCGTACACGCATAATACTGTCACGGAAGCGGTTAACTAA
- the LOC131541958 gene encoding homeobox protein TGIF2 isoform X3, producing the protein MEALHSFEEDQNGDTEFSAMSDSDPCEDDGYPLNLSTSGRRSGSATKRRRRGNLPKESVQVLREWLYEHRFNAYPSEQEKLSLSGQTHLSVSQICNWFINARRRLLPDLLRKDGKDPTQFTMSRRTSKPDRSASPECPASSPRPSVICPAPTLDLKLLGNTATAILTGAGCLPSSGNQDGIQALMQLDTRGLLRREGLTGDQHLTSITSVPTLGAVSPTGVLFNTPPPTPPELCPQDFSDLKLLVDAALQRAAEQEISQQKEQTTQQQSSRPTNESSRALVQNGNSETPSRDESDAAPSLMENAVLPVSVPVMSHAFPGLPVNLSSAGVSDAESASFASSGMWSVRQPGPPANVVSHAWVSPYTHNTVTEAVN; encoded by the exons GTCGGACAGCGACCCTTGTGAAGACGACGGTTACCCTCTCAACCTGTCCACCAGCGGCAGAAGAAGCGGGTCTGCCACCAAACGCCGCCGCCGGGGAAACCTCCCCAAAGAATCCGTTCAGGTTCTGAGAGAATGGCTGTACGAGCATCGCTTCAACGCTTACCCATCAGAGCAGGAGAAACTGAGCCTGTCTGGACAGACGCATCTCTCTGTGTCACAG ATCTGTAACTGGTTCATAAACGCCCGCCGGAGGCTCCTGCCGGACCTGCTCAGGAAAGATGGCAAAGACCCCACTCAGTTTACAATGTCACGGCGCACTAGCAAACCAGACAGATCTGCCTCCCCAGAATGCCCCGCCTCTTCGCCTCGCCCCTCTGTCATCTGCCCCGCCCCCACATTGGACTTGAAGCTGTTGGGTAACACTGCGACGGCAATTTTGACCGGAGCTGGTTGCTTGCCATCATCAGGAAACCAAGACGGCATTCAAGCTCTGATGCAGCTGGACACTCGAGGACTGCTGAGACGGGAAGGTCTAACTGGAGACCAGCACCTGACATCCATCACTTCTGTCCCAACCCTGGGAGCGGTGAGCCCGACTGGGGTCCTGTTCAACACGCCTCCACCTACCCCACCGGAGCTTTGCCCTCAAGATTTCAGCGATCTGAAGCTCCTGGTGGACGCGGCTCTGCAGCGAGCGGCCGAGCAAGAAATCAGCCAGCAGAAAGAACAAACAACGCAACAGCAATCAAGCAGACCTACAAACGAAAGTTCAAGAGCGCTCGTCCAGAATGGCAATTCAGAGACGCCTTCAAGGGACGAATCCGATGCTGCACCGAGCTTGATGGAGAATGCAGTATTACCAGTGTCGGTTCCTGTCATGAGCCATGCTTTTCCAGGCCTCCCCGTCAATCTAAGCTCGGCCGGTGTCTCCGATGCGGAATCTGCAAGCTTTGCGTCTTCTGGGATGTGGAGCGTCCGACAACCCGGTCCACCTGCGAATGTGGTATCGCACGCATGGGTTTCACCGTACACGCATAATACTGTCACGGAAGCGGTTAACTAA